In the Rhodospirillaceae bacterium genome, one interval contains:
- a CDS encoding tRNA (N(6)-L-threonylcarbamoyladenosine(37)-C(2))-methylthiotransferase MtaB: MAKYVMSTSPSKARVITFGCRLNSYESSVIRNNAQAYNDQETIVVNTCAVTAEAERQARQAIRKARREQPRAKIIVTGCSVQITPDTYARMPEVDVVVGNREKLRPQLFEATTAGVNVANIMHTDGSDLTIQPSKDNRTKAFVQVQTGCDHRCTFCIIPYGRGNNRSVPIKRILEEIKSLVLEGCNEVVLTGVNITSYGFDLEPQTTFGFLVKTILQKVPGLKRLRLSSLDPAEIDDTLWQVLAKNERLMPHLHLSVQAGHDLILKRMRRRHSRSDILSCVRRARLLRPNITFGADLIAGFPTETQSMFESTQDLIEECNFEFLHVFPYSIRKGTPAARMPMVPMELRSERAKNLRSLGQHIQASFFSQSLGNKAAVLLETSNFGRTENNIPVELLTPDKPNSIKTVALTRVRDKAILGRIV; the protein is encoded by the coding sequence ATGGCAAAGTATGTGATGTCCACTTCCCCTTCTAAAGCTCGCGTTATTACCTTTGGCTGCCGACTGAACTCCTACGAGTCTTCTGTTATTCGCAACAATGCCCAAGCCTACAACGACCAGGAAACTATTGTAGTCAACACCTGCGCCGTCACTGCAGAAGCCGAAAGACAAGCACGGCAAGCCATTCGCAAGGCCCGCCGGGAACAACCTAGGGCAAAAATTATTGTCACTGGCTGTTCAGTGCAGATTACCCCCGACACTTATGCGAGAATGCCGGAAGTCGATGTAGTTGTAGGCAATCGAGAAAAATTAAGGCCCCAGCTTTTTGAAGCAACCACGGCTGGAGTAAACGTAGCTAACATCATGCATACAGATGGTTCTGATCTCACCATTCAGCCAAGCAAGGACAACAGAACCAAAGCCTTTGTGCAGGTCCAAACAGGCTGCGATCATCGATGCACTTTTTGTATAATACCTTACGGCCGGGGCAATAACCGCAGTGTGCCTATAAAAAGAATTCTTGAAGAAATTAAATCTTTAGTTCTTGAGGGCTGCAATGAGGTGGTCCTGACTGGGGTGAATATCACCTCCTATGGTTTTGACCTGGAACCCCAAACCACATTTGGTTTCCTAGTGAAGACCATCCTGCAAAAGGTTCCAGGCCTCAAACGCCTGCGTCTCTCGTCTTTAGATCCAGCGGAAATCGACGACACTCTTTGGCAGGTGTTAGCTAAAAATGAACGGCTCATGCCTCACCTACATTTAAGCGTCCAGGCAGGCCACGACCTTATCCTCAAAAGGATGCGACGACGTCATAGCCGCAGCGATATCCTATCCTGTGTTCGAAGAGCCCGGCTCCTTAGACCCAACATAACCTTTGGGGCTGACTTAATTGCGGGCTTCCCCACCGAGACACAATCTATGTTTGAGTCGACCCAGGACCTTATTGAGGAATGTAACTTTGAGTTTCTCCATGTATTCCCGTACTCAATTCGAAAAGGTACTCCCGCAGCTCGAATGCCTATGGTTCCAATGGAACTTCGTTCCGAACGGGCAAAAAACCTTCGATCTCTGGGGCAACACATCCAAGCTTCTTTCTTCAGCCAATCATTAGGGAATAAGGCAGCCGTTCTACTCGAAACATCTAACTTTGGACGGACAGAAAACAATATCCCAGTCGAGTTACTAACACCAGACAAACCCAATAGTATTAAAACTGTGGCTCTAACACGTGTAAGGGACAAGGCTATCCTGGGCAGGATAGTATGA